A region from the Salidesulfovibrio onnuriiensis genome encodes:
- a CDS encoding alpha-L-glutamate ligase-like protein has protein sequence MRFILPSQLRSKGVVGMNMRNVRFIAENNPRHLYSLVDDKLKTKKLAEEAGIAAPRLLGVVSVQRHVRQLIPFLEGQESFVVKPAKGSGGKGILVISGRDGDRFIKSSGERIGEVGLHRHVSNTLSGLFSLGGNPDVAMLEEKIDFSDVFDGFTFQGVPDIRVIVYKGYPVMAMARLSTAASDGKANLHQGAVGVGVDIGTGRALLATQHSLPVDHHPDTGRELRELVIPDWQDFLHLASRCHEMTGLGYLGVDLVLDASRGPLLLELNARPGLAIQMANGQGLRPRLELIETLEPGRDSVEERVAFSVANFRRG, from the coding sequence GTGCGCTTCATTCTTCCCTCCCAGCTCAGGAGCAAGGGCGTTGTGGGCATGAACATGCGCAATGTCCGCTTCATTGCCGAAAACAACCCCCGGCACCTGTATTCGCTGGTGGACGACAAGCTCAAGACCAAGAAGCTGGCCGAGGAGGCGGGCATTGCCGCGCCCCGGCTGCTCGGCGTGGTCAGCGTCCAGCGGCACGTCCGGCAGCTGATCCCCTTCCTGGAGGGGCAGGAAAGCTTTGTGGTCAAGCCTGCCAAGGGCAGCGGCGGCAAGGGTATCCTGGTGATCTCCGGGCGGGACGGCGACCGGTTCATTAAGTCCAGCGGCGAGCGCATCGGGGAGGTCGGGCTGCACCGCCACGTCTCCAATACCCTGAGCGGCCTGTTCAGCCTCGGGGGCAATCCCGACGTGGCCATGCTGGAAGAGAAAATTGATTTTTCGGACGTGTTTGACGGGTTCACCTTCCAGGGCGTGCCCGACATCCGCGTCATCGTCTACAAGGGCTACCCGGTCATGGCCATGGCCCGGCTTTCCACTGCCGCCTCGGACGGCAAGGCAAACCTGCATCAGGGCGCCGTGGGCGTGGGTGTGGACATCGGCACGGGCAGGGCGCTTCTGGCCACCCAGCACAGCCTGCCCGTGGATCACCACCCGGATACCGGGCGCGAACTGCGCGAGTTGGTCATTCCCGACTGGCAGGATTTTCTGCACCTTGCCTCCCGGTGCCACGAAATGACCGGCCTGGGGTACCTGGGCGTGGACCTGGTGCTGGACGCCAGCCGGGGCCCGCTGCTGCTGGAGCTCAACGCCCGGCCGGGCCTGGCCATTCAGATGGCCAACGGCCAGGGCCTGAGGCCCCGCCTGGAGCTGATTGAAACTTTGGAACCCGGACGTGATTCCGTGGAGGAACGGGTGGCCTTTTCCGTGGCCAACTTCCGCCGTGGCTAG
- a CDS encoding HD-GYP domain-containing protein, which produces MSTSMKHDISDGLNEEYYQINPDILGSFNKFRPPLNIYRFDEDVARIIPYYKVGGRLSSEQIEELAELTKEGDIFVSRDDHPVYVKHISYQLDLVLVDKNLKEREIADIFTQALTRRCKEFFEQPVPVVFEAFWTDLMVLTEYLFQDIHRSCALARRLTKEHGLEHHAVNSGFIGLALFGQLRENDFKEGGVKRQMFDRLAAGLFLHDLGMTKLPGFIMQKDKPLTTDERQKVNQHPNLGYQMLAKLDLKYPEVEQCVLEHHERVTGSGYPQKISGQTLSFNGRLCALADSFCAMVGKRPYKQNMTPDEAANKLLSDKAYDQQMTGVLRKMVTLLKLK; this is translated from the coding sequence ATGAGCACGTCGATGAAGCACGATATCTCGGATGGTCTGAACGAGGAATACTATCAGATCAATCCGGATATTCTGGGGAGTTTCAACAAGTTCCGTCCTCCGTTGAACATCTATCGTTTCGACGAGGACGTCGCCCGCATCATACCTTATTACAAGGTGGGCGGCCGGCTTTCCAGCGAGCAGATCGAGGAGCTGGCGGAACTGACGAAAGAGGGGGACATCTTCGTTTCCCGCGACGACCACCCCGTGTACGTCAAGCATATCAGCTACCAGCTTGATCTCGTGCTCGTCGACAAGAACCTCAAGGAACGCGAAATCGCGGACATCTTCACCCAGGCGCTCACGCGCCGGTGCAAGGAGTTCTTCGAGCAGCCGGTGCCGGTGGTCTTCGAGGCCTTTTGGACCGACCTCATGGTGCTGACCGAATACCTGTTTCAGGATATCCACCGCTCCTGCGCCCTGGCTCGTCGCCTGACCAAGGAGCACGGCCTGGAACACCACGCCGTGAACAGCGGTTTCATCGGGCTGGCACTGTTCGGGCAGCTGCGGGAGAACGACTTCAAGGAAGGGGGCGTCAAGCGCCAGATGTTCGACCGCCTGGCAGCGGGCCTGTTTCTGCACGACCTGGGCATGACCAAACTGCCCGGGTTCATCATGCAGAAGGACAAGCCCCTGACCACGGACGAGCGCCAGAAGGTCAACCAGCATCCCAACCTCGGTTACCAGATGCTGGCCAAGCTGGACCTCAAGTATCCCGAGGTGGAGCAGTGTGTTCTGGAGCACCACGAGCGCGTTACCGGCAGCGGCTATCCGCAGAAGATCTCGGGCCAGACCCTGAGCTTCAACGGCAGGCTGTGCGCCCTGGCGGATTCGTTCTGCGCCATGGTGGGCAAGCGCCCCTACAAGCAGAACATGACGCCGGACGAAGCGGCCAACAAGCTGCTTTCGGACAAGGCGTATGACCAGCAGATGACCGGCGTGCTGCGCAAGATGGTGACCCTGCTCAAGCTCAAGTAG
- a CDS encoding HD domain-containing protein: MSVIIRKSLLELVFTGAFMKRWNDKLRPMELVEVDKQAHKMLVAWILFVLNSRDMDVARKRALGESVVEGGLFDYLYRLIITDIKPPVFYRIKENREDYQRLTRWVIGQLTPRIMPLGPDFTKRLTSYLMEPEEKGLARRILQAAHLYASYSEFKLLKTINSMDHELQEIEQSFVDRLGALTDIKGVAELLDEGTVLGQFARMCGRLRFQKRWSQTPRVPETSVLGHMYIVAAYSWFFSMEVGACRARMQNNFFSGLIHDLPELLTRDIISPVKSASQEIGDLIREYEERELERVVLAPLRQGGYEDIAERMAYFLGLEVGSEFKATIMRDGVVEEVLSEDLAGECNLDSLDPKDGELLKVCDSIAAYIEAHTALRNGISSDQLHQALFRIRQRYNDTPEVAGIQVSSLLADFD, encoded by the coding sequence ATGTCCGTCATTATCCGCAAGAGTCTTCTGGAGCTTGTCTTTACCGGCGCGTTCATGAAACGCTGGAACGACAAGCTGCGGCCCATGGAACTGGTGGAGGTGGACAAGCAGGCCCACAAGATGCTCGTGGCCTGGATCCTGTTCGTGCTCAATTCGCGGGACATGGATGTGGCCCGCAAGCGCGCCCTGGGTGAATCCGTGGTGGAGGGAGGTCTGTTCGACTACCTCTACAGGCTGATCATCACCGACATCAAGCCTCCGGTCTTCTACCGCATCAAGGAGAACCGCGAGGACTACCAGCGCCTGACCCGATGGGTCATCGGCCAGCTCACGCCGCGCATCATGCCCCTGGGGCCCGACTTCACCAAGCGGCTTACCTCCTATCTCATGGAGCCCGAGGAAAAGGGCCTGGCCCGGCGCATCCTGCAGGCGGCCCATCTTTACGCCAGCTATTCGGAATTCAAGCTGCTCAAGACCATCAACAGCATGGATCACGAGCTCCAGGAGATCGAGCAGAGTTTTGTGGATCGCCTGGGTGCCCTGACCGACATCAAGGGGGTCGCCGAGCTGCTGGACGAGGGTACGGTGCTGGGCCAGTTCGCGCGCATGTGCGGACGGCTCCGGTTTCAGAAGCGCTGGTCCCAGACACCGCGCGTGCCCGAGACCTCGGTGCTGGGCCACATGTACATCGTGGCCGCCTATTCCTGGTTTTTCAGCATGGAGGTGGGGGCCTGCCGCGCCCGCATGCAGAACAACTTTTTTTCCGGGCTCATCCATGACCTGCCCGAGCTCCTGACCCGCGACATCATTTCGCCGGTGAAGAGCGCCTCCCAGGAGATCGGGGACCTGATCCGGGAGTACGAGGAGCGCGAACTGGAACGGGTGGTGCTGGCCCCCCTGCGTCAGGGCGGCTACGAGGACATCGCCGAGCGCATGGCCTATTTCCTGGGCCTGGAAGTGGGGTCCGAGTTCAAGGCCACCATCATGCGCGACGGCGTGGTGGAGGAGGTGCTTTCAGAGGATCTTGCCGGGGAGTGCAACCTGGATTCCCTGGATCCCAAGGACGGTGAACTGCTCAAGGTCTGCGACAGCATCGCCGCCTATATCGAGGCCCACACCGCCCTGCGCAACGGCATTTCCTCGGACCAGCTCCATCAGGCTCTGTTCCGTATCCGTCAGCGATACAACGACACCCCCGAGGTCGCGGGCATCCAGGTCAGCTCTTTGCTGGCTGATTTCGATTAG
- a CDS encoding UUP1 family membrane protein, with translation MKSNKRQLMILVGVLLCLGLGVTLYKVLFLGFALSPSERQTVWTVEAEISFLAQGGPVEVSVNLPDNLNDLVVVDVVDENADYAYRVEEQDGVRRGVWSKDHAQGPQKIYQRLNVYRLETGKGREAKLNEAPPKVVPLSGSAKQLADSLLMDVRAKGSEDPVSLARELLFQLNLPENNTSASSLLEMKDTFGGSLELARSLLRRAGVTSRVVRGVFLNETGHNSLKSYLEVLAGNTWFMLDPRELVVVDSNAFLIWQRNNESLLEVMGGTNSKVSFASVENSVMANKVAIESELGKTPLVDFSIYTLPVHAQTSFKLLLLIPFGALVVAIMRNLVGIRTSGTFLPILIALTFLQTSLFIGLALFVLIVGLGLVLRSYLNQLNLLLVPRISAVLVFVIIIYLAISVISHKMGSDIGLLVTFFPMIIISWTIERMSILWEEEGFKEVFIQGGGSLLTSSLIYLLLSSRLVGHLAYSFPELLLVVLAAILMIGSYTGFRLSELRRFEPLGRE, from the coding sequence ATGAAAAGCAATAAAAGACAACTCATGATACTGGTGGGCGTACTGCTCTGCCTGGGATTGGGAGTCACCCTCTACAAGGTGCTCTTCCTTGGCTTTGCGCTTTCGCCTTCCGAACGCCAGACGGTCTGGACCGTGGAGGCGGAAATATCCTTCCTGGCCCAGGGAGGCCCCGTTGAGGTCTCCGTGAACCTGCCGGACAATCTCAACGACCTGGTGGTCGTGGACGTGGTGGATGAAAACGCGGACTACGCCTACCGGGTGGAGGAACAGGACGGAGTGCGGCGTGGCGTCTGGTCCAAGGACCATGCACAGGGCCCCCAGAAAATCTATCAGCGGCTCAACGTCTACCGTCTGGAAACGGGCAAGGGCCGGGAAGCCAAGCTGAACGAGGCCCCGCCCAAGGTGGTGCCCCTGAGCGGGTCGGCGAAACAGCTGGCCGATTCGCTGCTCATGGACGTCCGGGCAAAGGGGTCTGAGGATCCCGTGTCCCTGGCCCGCGAGCTTCTGTTCCAGCTCAACCTGCCGGAAAACAACACCAGCGCCTCCAGCCTGCTGGAAATGAAGGATACTTTCGGCGGCTCCCTCGAACTGGCGCGCTCCCTGCTGCGCCGCGCCGGAGTGACCTCCCGCGTGGTCCGGGGGGTGTTTCTGAACGAGACGGGCCACAATTCGCTCAAGAGCTACCTTGAGGTCCTGGCCGGGAATACCTGGTTCATGCTGGATCCCCGGGAGCTGGTGGTGGTGGATTCCAACGCCTTCCTGATCTGGCAGCGCAACAACGAATCCCTGCTGGAAGTGATGGGCGGCACCAACTCCAAGGTTTCGTTCGCCTCGGTGGAGAACTCGGTCATGGCCAACAAGGTGGCCATCGAGTCCGAGCTGGGCAAGACGCCCTTGGTGGATTTTTCCATCTACACCTTGCCGGTGCACGCCCAGACCTCCTTCAAGCTTCTGCTGCTCATTCCCTTTGGTGCCCTGGTGGTGGCGATCATGCGCAACCTAGTGGGCATCAGGACCTCGGGCACCTTTCTGCCCATCCTCATCGCCCTGACCTTCCTGCAGACTTCCCTCTTTATCGGGCTGGCTCTGTTCGTGCTTATCGTGGGCCTGGGGCTGGTGCTGCGCTCGTACTTGAACCAGCTCAACCTGCTGCTGGTGCCGCGCATCTCCGCGGTGCTCGTGTTCGTGATCATCATCTATCTGGCCATCTCGGTCATCAGCCACAAGATGGGCAGCGATATCGGGCTGCTGGTGACCTTCTTCCCCATGATCATCATTTCCTGGACCATTGAACGCATGTCCATTCTCTGGGAGGAGGAGGGCTTCAAGGAGGTCTTCATCCAGGGGGGCGGCTCCCTGCTGACCTCCAGCCTGATCTACCTGCTGCTTTCCAGCCGCCTGGTGGGCCATCTGGCCTATTCCTTCCCCGAGCTGCTGCTGGTGGTCCTGGCGGCCATCCTCATGATCGGCAGTTATACCGGGTTCCGTCTCAGCGAACTGCGCCGTTTCGAGCCCCTGGGCAGGGAGTAG
- a CDS encoding sugar porter family MFS transporter, whose protein sequence is MSDNTTINKTYVFAVAGLASIAGLLLGFDIGLTSSALGHMAAVYGLGASDHGLTGLLVSGIFWGGLAGAVLASFMATRFGRRESIILCAMLFGLGSLCVALSSTYAFGFGGKMLVGVAVGISAVIVPMYVSEISPPEIRGTALFFFQAAISFGFLLSFGTFWLLGGGELWRWVCGAEFALAAVLGLGMLKAPNSPRMLVLGGNDQEARNVLRLTLGRQDVEREIRSIHETLGHGSGGWASLLSRRYLPLALAGAGLFFMQQAAGVAAVTCYATQVFEAAGFEAGGGALFAATLLGVMNVASVIPGSVLVERLGRRKLLLWGSALSVLCLCALGGSYMGAFPPGVDLRWVRLASILSYVLFFTCSLGGVPWVMLGELFPLKVRGPGMALGSCMNWGMNLLVSGTYLALRHAVGLGPIYLLYACMTVGCMAAAFIFLPETKDRPLEDIEANLFAGKPLRRLGDPVERR, encoded by the coding sequence ATGTCTGATAATACGACCATCAACAAAACCTATGTCTTTGCCGTGGCCGGGCTGGCCTCCATTGCCGGGCTGCTGCTGGGCTTCGACATAGGCCTGACTTCCAGCGCCTTGGGGCACATGGCGGCTGTCTATGGTTTGGGCGCCTCGGATCATGGCCTGACCGGGCTGCTCGTGAGCGGCATTTTCTGGGGAGGGCTTGCCGGGGCCGTGCTGGCCAGCTTCATGGCCACCCGGTTCGGGCGCAGGGAGTCCATCATCCTCTGCGCCATGCTTTTCGGGCTGGGCTCGCTGTGCGTGGCCCTGTCCTCGACCTATGCCTTCGGATTCGGCGGCAAGATGCTCGTGGGCGTGGCCGTCGGCATCTCGGCGGTCATCGTACCCATGTATGTCTCGGAGATATCGCCTCCCGAGATCCGGGGCACGGCCCTGTTCTTTTTTCAGGCCGCCATCAGCTTCGGCTTCCTGCTTTCCTTCGGGACCTTCTGGCTGCTCGGCGGCGGGGAGCTCTGGCGCTGGGTCTGCGGCGCGGAGTTTGCCCTGGCCGCCGTTCTCGGGCTGGGCATGCTCAAGGCACCCAACAGCCCGCGCATGCTGGTGCTGGGCGGCAACGATCAGGAGGCGCGCAACGTGCTGCGCCTGACCCTGGGCCGGCAGGACGTGGAGCGGGAAATCCGGAGCATCCACGAGACGCTGGGGCACGGCTCGGGCGGATGGGCAAGCCTGCTGAGTCGGCGCTACCTGCCTCTGGCCCTGGCCGGAGCCGGGCTTTTTTTCATGCAACAGGCCGCGGGCGTGGCCGCTGTGACCTGCTATGCCACCCAGGTGTTCGAGGCGGCCGGGTTCGAGGCGGGCGGCGGGGCGCTCTTTGCCGCCACCCTGCTCGGGGTCATGAACGTGGCCTCGGTCATTCCGGGGTCCGTGCTCGTGGAAAGGCTGGGCCGCCGCAAGCTGCTGCTCTGGGGCAGCGCCCTGTCCGTGCTCTGCCTGTGCGCGCTGGGGGGCAGCTACATGGGCGCGTTTCCCCCGGGCGTTGACCTGCGCTGGGTGCGGCTCGCGAGCATCCTGTCCTATGTGCTTTTCTTTACCTGCAGCCTGGGCGGCGTGCCCTGGGTCATGCTGGGCGAGCTGTTTCCCCTCAAGGTGCGCGGCCCGGGCATGGCCCTGGGGAGCTGCATGAACTGGGGCATGAACCTGCTGGTTTCCGGGACCTACCTGGCCCTGCGTCATGCGGTGGGCCTGGGGCCCATCTATCTGCTCTATGCCTGCATGACCGTGGGCTGCATGGCGGCGGCCTTCATCTTTCTGCCCGAAACCAAGGACAGGCCCCTGGAGGATATCGAGGCCAACCTGTTTGCGGGCAAGCCCCTGCGCCGCCTGGGCGACCCGGTGGAGCGCCGCTGA
- a CDS encoding RrF2 family transcriptional regulator — protein sequence MKLTTRSRYGTRMALDIAQNGAEKPVRISDIAHRQGVSVKYLEKLIRELKQAGFIRSKRGPKGGHMLAKQPEDILVGEIVRVLEGDFSLVECKSKRSACPRFEDCVTRNLWVRASDAMYDTLNEISLADLLSGIEKCESPENINPPLK from the coding sequence ATGAAATTGACGACGAGAAGTAGGTACGGCACCCGCATGGCTCTGGACATCGCCCAGAACGGTGCGGAAAAGCCGGTGAGGATCAGTGATATCGCCCATCGACAGGGCGTATCCGTGAAGTATTTGGAAAAGCTCATTCGCGAGCTCAAACAGGCTGGTTTCATCCGCAGCAAGCGTGGGCCCAAGGGCGGCCACATGCTGGCCAAGCAGCCCGAGGATATCCTGGTGGGGGAAATCGTCCGGGTGCTGGAAGGGGATTTCTCCCTGGTGGAATGTAAGAGCAAGCGGTCGGCATGTCCCCGTTTCGAGGACTGTGTCACCCGGAATCTCTGGGTGCGGGCCTCGGACGCCATGTATGACACCCTGAACGAGATTTCCCTTGCCGATTTGCTCAGCGGCATTGAAAAATGTGAGAGCCCCGAGAATATCAATCCCCCTCTGAAGTAA
- a CDS encoding CBS domain-containing protein: MMLRKRAWDMMRDEFATVQEDASLAEAIRVMRDSMSESPENTAVVVKNKAGKLAGVISIWSILKAVEKSVLKDENLRQVGETDWDQAFKNACLICTQLRLDEYIERDVPVVKPNDPALLVLDHFLKRKRHWAVVEEGGRTMGIINIADLYREMTRDMIQLF; encoded by the coding sequence ATGATGCTCAGAAAACGGGCCTGGGACATGATGCGCGACGAATTCGCCACGGTCCAGGAAGACGCAAGCCTTGCCGAAGCCATCCGCGTCATGCGCGACTCCATGTCCGAATCCCCGGAAAACACGGCCGTGGTTGTCAAGAACAAGGCCGGAAAACTTGCGGGCGTCATCTCCATCTGGAGCATCCTCAAGGCCGTGGAAAAATCCGTGCTCAAGGATGAGAACCTCCGGCAGGTGGGAGAAACCGACTGGGATCAGGCCTTCAAGAACGCCTGCCTGATCTGCACCCAGCTGCGCCTGGACGAATACATCGAGCGCGACGTGCCCGTGGTCAAGCCCAACGACCCGGCCCTGCTGGTGCTGGATCACTTCCTCAAGCGCAAGCGGCACTGGGCCGTGGTGGAGGAAGGCGGCCGCACCATGGGCATCATCAACATCGCAGATCTTTACCGCGAAATGACGCGGGACATGATACAACTTTTCTAG
- a CDS encoding ATP-dependent zinc protease family protein has product MRVFLCVALCLAMVVCAACTPKNQPSFDPVYGPQTAPPLLEWYGDGNCTGACEGDPFDVCAEERKKLEKKLRKEFKKKFAARKAAEPKVKFENLLIIGQKEYVYFDQLKMKLPARIDTGATTSSIDATDLQQYERDGEDWLRFTITDPASGKAVVLERPLKRTVRIKQHEGDGQRRYVVELQVQLGSQKCTTEFSLTDRSDFKMPVLIGRSLLHGRAVVDVTREYITSPLNDSNEKQ; this is encoded by the coding sequence ATGAGAGTTTTTTTATGTGTGGCTTTGTGCCTGGCCATGGTGGTTTGTGCCGCCTGTACCCCCAAGAATCAGCCTTCCTTCGACCCCGTGTACGGGCCGCAGACGGCTCCGCCCCTGCTGGAATGGTACGGGGACGGCAACTGCACCGGGGCCTGTGAAGGGGATCCCTTCGACGTCTGTGCCGAGGAACGGAAGAAACTGGAAAAAAAACTGCGCAAGGAATTCAAGAAGAAGTTTGCCGCGCGCAAGGCCGCCGAGCCCAAGGTCAAGTTCGAGAACCTGCTGATCATCGGTCAGAAGGAATACGTCTACTTCGACCAGTTGAAGATGAAGCTTCCCGCGCGGATCGATACCGGGGCAACCACCTCGTCCATCGACGCCACCGACCTCCAGCAGTATGAGCGGGACGGTGAGGACTGGCTTCGGTTCACCATTACCGACCCGGCTTCCGGAAAGGCCGTGGTGCTGGAGCGTCCCCTGAAACGCACGGTGCGCATCAAGCAGCACGAGGGCGACGGCCAGCGGCGCTATGTGGTGGAACTGCAGGTCCAGTTGGGCTCGCAAAAATGCACCACTGAATTTTCCCTCACGGATCGTTCCGACTTCAAAATGCCCGTACTCATCGGCCGCTCCCTGCTGCATGGCAGGGCCGTGGTGGACGTGACCCGGGAATACATAACCTCTCCCCTGAATGACAGTAATGAAAAGCAATAA
- a CDS encoding DUF3108 domain-containing protein, with protein sequence MKRIIFMLMALVLLGARPATAGSMPFAPGETLSYEIYWTVVHAGSATLTVLPEEEREGVPALGFLAEARSTPFVDNFYKVRDRIESWTDADVNRSLLYLKKQREGTYEKDVELKFDWDENRSYRYVRGELKHTLDQPEQVFDPLSILFQFRKHILYKTMRFSGPVTDGKISVLGEAYVEDTETVETPMGEIPCFRVRLNVKHLSGVFKKSDDAELIVWFSADARRIPVKVKSKVVVGHFTMELVDYKAGRAAEVAQK encoded by the coding sequence ATGAAAAGAATCATATTCATGCTCATGGCCTTGGTGCTGCTCGGAGCCCGGCCCGCAACTGCCGGTTCCATGCCGTTCGCCCCCGGCGAAACCCTCAGCTATGAAATATACTGGACCGTGGTGCATGCCGGGTCGGCCACGCTGACCGTGCTGCCCGAAGAGGAAAGGGAGGGCGTGCCCGCGCTCGGTTTTCTGGCCGAGGCCCGGAGCACGCCGTTTGTGGATAATTTCTACAAGGTGCGCGACCGCATCGAGTCCTGGACCGACGCGGACGTGAACCGTTCTCTGCTTTACCTGAAGAAACAGCGCGAAGGCACGTACGAAAAGGATGTGGAGCTCAAGTTCGACTGGGACGAGAACAGGAGCTACCGGTACGTGCGCGGCGAGCTCAAACATACCCTGGACCAGCCGGAGCAGGTCTTTGACCCGCTGTCCATCCTTTTCCAGTTCCGCAAGCATATCCTTTACAAGACCATGCGCTTTTCCGGCCCGGTGACCGACGGCAAGATCAGCGTGCTGGGCGAGGCGTACGTGGAGGACACGGAAACCGTGGAAACCCCCATGGGCGAGATTCCCTGTTTTCGGGTGCGGCTCAACGTGAAGCATCTTTCCGGCGTGTTCAAGAAGTCGGACGATGCCGAGCTCATTGTCTGGTTTTCGGCGGATGCGCGGCGGATCCCGGTGAAGGTGAAGTCAAAGGTGGTTGTCGGCCATTTCACCATGGAGCTGGTTGATTACAAGGCCGGTCGGGCTGCGGAGGTCGCGCAGAAGTGA
- the rlmD gene encoding 23S rRNA (uracil(1939)-C(5))-methyltransferase RlmD, which translates to MQKDDIIECDIESLAFGGAGVARVDGMAVFVQAALPGQRVQARVTRAKKRFAEAVAMQTLRPSPHQVQPVCPHYGECGGCAMQDLDYAEQLRQKARQVEDTLRRIGRVEPVMSEPVGSPHVFHYRNKMEFAFEGEELRLGLRKRLLPGQKGQGDVLDLEECHLCSEATMTALAAVRRACRESGLPAYDPRSGRGYWRHCIIRHTSLDQVMVHLITSDEARHHETAAELGDGLRLEIPSITSFVHSSRRSRRTLAFGERVEYTAGQGYVEECLNRGETEVRYRISPNSFFQTNTEGASALFGAVLEMGAFSGESAVLDLYCGAGGIGLFLAPGVRRVQGFELSEESVEDARVNARMNSFHNCEFHAGSLEGGLRGLEDMPRPDIIVCDPPRSGMHDEVVRAILRLGPDQVVAVSCDPSTLARDVNRLSDAYALVRARAVDMFPHTHHVETVALLQKRNS; encoded by the coding sequence ATGCAGAAAGACGACATCATCGAATGTGACATTGAATCCTTGGCGTTCGGCGGAGCCGGTGTGGCCCGCGTGGACGGCATGGCCGTATTTGTGCAGGCCGCATTGCCCGGCCAGCGCGTGCAGGCCCGGGTGACCAGGGCCAAGAAACGCTTTGCCGAGGCCGTGGCCATGCAGACGCTGCGGCCGTCGCCCCACCAGGTACAGCCGGTATGTCCCCATTACGGGGAGTGTGGCGGTTGCGCCATGCAGGACCTGGATTATGCCGAGCAGCTGCGCCAGAAGGCCCGGCAGGTGGAGGATACCCTGCGCCGCATCGGCCGGGTGGAGCCCGTAATGTCGGAGCCGGTCGGCTCGCCGCATGTTTTCCATTACCGCAACAAGATGGAGTTCGCCTTCGAGGGCGAGGAACTCCGGCTCGGGCTGCGCAAGCGGCTTTTGCCCGGGCAGAAGGGGCAGGGCGATGTCCTGGACCTGGAGGAATGCCATTTGTGCTCGGAGGCGACCATGACGGCCCTTGCCGCCGTACGCCGCGCCTGCCGGGAAAGCGGCCTTCCCGCATACGATCCCCGCTCGGGCCGGGGCTATTGGCGGCACTGCATCATCCGTCACACCTCGCTGGACCAGGTCATGGTGCATCTGATCACCTCCGACGAGGCGCGACATCACGAAACCGCCGCGGAACTGGGCGACGGCCTGCGCCTGGAAATCCCGTCCATCACTTCCTTCGTGCATTCCAGCCGCCGCAGCCGCCGCACCCTGGCCTTTGGCGAGCGTGTGGAATACACGGCCGGGCAGGGCTACGTGGAGGAATGTCTTAACCGTGGCGAAACGGAAGTCCGCTACCGCATTTCGCCCAACTCCTTTTTCCAGACCAACACGGAAGGCGCTTCCGCCCTGTTCGGGGCCGTGTTGGAAATGGGAGCCTTTTCCGGGGAATCGGCCGTGCTGGATCTCTACTGCGGCGCGGGCGGGATAGGGCTGTTCCTGGCCCCCGGCGTCCGGCGGGTCCAGGGCTTCGAGCTTTCCGAGGAGTCCGTGGAAGACGCGCGGGTCAATGCGCGGATGAACAGTTTTCACAATTGCGAATTTCATGCGGGCAGCCTGGAGGGCGGCCTGCGTGGCCTGGAGGACATGCCCCGGCCGGATATCATTGTCTGCGATCCCCCGAGATCCGGCATGCATGACGAAGTGGTTCGGGCCATTTTGCGCCTGGGTCCGGATCAGGTGGTGGCGGTTTCCTGCGATCCGTCAACTCTGGCACGGGATGTGAACAGGCTGTCGGATGCGTATGCGCTGGTCCGTGCGCGGGCTGTGGACATGTTCCCCCATACCCACCACGTGGAGACCGTGGCCCTTCTGCAGAAAAGGAATTCATGA
- the cbiM gene encoding cobalt transporter CbiM — MHISEGVLSAPVLVSGAVLAAGGIGMGLKHVDYDRIMSVAILSAAFFVASLVHVPVGVSSAHLILNGLLGVVLGWAAFPSIFVALLLQAVLFQYGGLTVLGLNTFNMAAPAVLCFYLFRPMLRRGNGSRFAGAFCVGFLAVLMSTVLTSGALALSGDEFLPAAKALFLVHLPVMAIEGVVTGFVYSFLSRVKPEILKGVAA; from the coding sequence ATGCACATTTCCGAAGGGGTTCTGAGCGCACCGGTGCTGGTGAGCGGCGCTGTCCTGGCTGCGGGCGGTATAGGCATGGGGCTCAAGCATGTGGACTATGACCGCATCATGAGCGTGGCCATCCTGTCCGCGGCGTTTTTCGTGGCCTCCCTGGTGCATGTGCCCGTGGGGGTGAGCAGCGCGCACCTGATTCTCAACGGGCTCCTGGGCGTGGTGTTGGGATGGGCCGCGTTCCCGTCCATCTTCGTGGCCCTGCTGCTTCAGGCGGTGCTTTTCCAGTATGGAGGCCTGACGGTCCTGGGGCTGAACACCTTCAACATGGCCGCACCGGCCGTGCTCTGCTTTTACCTGTTCCGTCCCATGCTGCGCCGCGGCAACGGCAGCCGCTTTGCCGGGGCCTTCTGCGTGGGCTTTCTGGCCGTGCTGATGAGCACGGTGCTGACTTCGGGGGCGCTGGCGCTTTCGGGCGATGAATTCCTGCCTGCGGCCAAGGCCCTGTTCCTGGTTCACCTGCCGGTCATGGCCATCGAGGGAGTGGTCACCGGCTTCGTCTATTCCTTCCTGTCCCGGGTCAAACCCGAAATCCTCAAGGGCGTCGCCGCCTGA